A stretch of DNA from Maridesulfovibrio sp.:
CCTCATGACCGGGCGTGTCGTGGACAAGGAGACTGTCAGACGGCACAAGGACGGGCGGCTCATACCCATATCTCTCATAGGTTATCCCATCTATGTTGAATGCGATCTGCGCGGTATCTACTATATATATACGGATATCACTCAGCGTAAGGCCTTTGAAGACCAGCTGTCGCATCAGGCCTTTCACGACTCCCTGACCGGACTGCCGAACAGGGTCCTTTTTTCCGAACGGCTTTCCAGAGCACTTAAACGCTCAAAGCGGAATAAAAAATATAAATTTGCGGCCATGATGCTTGATCTGGACCGGTTCAAATGGATCAACGATACTCTCGGACACCACGCCGGAGACGAATTCCTCATCGCTATTGCCGACAGATTGAGTTCCTGCATACGCGAAGTGGATACTGTAGCCCGTCTGGGCGGCGACGAATTCGGTATAGTTGTGGAAGAGTACGGTTCCTATCAGGAAGTCATCAGGATTGCCAAACGAATCCAGAATTCTCTGCAGATTCCGCTTTCTCTGGCCGACACCAAGGTTACGTCCAGTGCCAGCATAGGCATAGTGCTGAAAGTTGAGGATTATCAGGACGCGGACTCCCTCATGAGAGACGCGGATATAGCGATGTACCGGGCCAAGGAACTGGGCAGGGCCAGATTCAAGGTCTTCAACCAGCGCATGCATTCACGGCTGGTAGCCGAAGTTGAACTTGAAAACGATCTGCGTGAGGCTATTCAGGAAGAACAGCTCACCCTTTATTACCAGCCGATAATGAACACATTCACAGGCGGATTAAGCGGATTCGAAGCCCTGCTGCGCTGGAACAGCCCGACCAGAGGCATGGTCTCTCCTCTGGTCATAATTCCCATGGCGGAAGAAACCGGCCTGATAGTTCCTCTGGGGCAATGGATCCTGAGAGAAGCCTGCATGCGTATGAAGCAGTGGCTGGATACTACGGGTATCACGGACCTGACCGTCAACGTGAACCTGTCTTTCAAACAGTTCGCACAGCCGAACTTTACCCAGTTCGTCAAGAGTTCGCTGGAGCAGACCGGGCTTTCGCCGAAAAATCTTAAACTGGAACTTACCGAGAGCTGCCTGATGCAGAACCCGGCTGAAACCATGGTGAAGCTTTCCGCATTGCGCGAGCTCGGAGTTCAACTGGTGATTGACGATTTCGGAACCGGCTACTCCTCGCTGAGTTATCTGCAACGGTTCCCCATAAACGGTCTCAAGATAGACCGGTCTTTTATTTCCGGTGACCCCCATGACAAATCAAACCGGGAAATAGTCCGGACAATCATCAGTATGGCCAAAAGTCTCGGGCTTGAAGTTGTTGCTGAAGGTGTTGAAGATTCAACGCAGCTTGAAATGCTCCAGAACATGTCCTGCGACCGGGTCCAGGGTTTTATGTTTTCACGCCCGGTTGAGGCTGAGAACGTTGAAAAGTTCATCAGGAAACATTTCCCGGATAAGGGTCAGGAATAGGCATGATGGCCCGCCAGCCGGAAGCCTGATTCCGCAAATTAATCAATCTTGCTCGTCCGCCCGAAAAGCTCGGTCATTTCACCGAGTTTTTCGCTGATGAGCGGTGTAAGCTGGCCGGGAAGCAGTTTCCATCCCCAGTTGCCGTCGGCTTTTCCGGGAATATTCATACGCGCACTGCTGCCAAGCCCAAGCAGGTCCTGAACCTGTATAACGCACAAACATCCTACGCTTGACATAAGCAGCCGGATAAGTTCCCAGGAAACCTTGGACTCGTCCAGCCAGTCCCGCCCCAGATAAGCCAGCAGATGCTTGCGGCTGACCTCGTCAGCGTCTTCGCTGAACCACCCCCGGTTTGTATTGTTGTCGTGCGTGCCGGTATAAACAACCGAATTGCGTCTGTGATTATGCAGGGCATCCCCGCAGTAGCCGATATCGCTACCAAAAGAAAATTGAAGCAGGTTCATACCCGGAAGCTGAAAACGGTCCTTCAGATAGATGACGTCCGGGGTAATATGCCCAAGGTCCTCGGCTATTATACGCAGGCATCCTTCTTCACAGGACAACTTTTCGAAAAACGCATGTCCCGGTGCGGGAACCCAGTAGCCGTCCATAGCGGTCTCGGCCTCGGCAGGAACTTCCCAGTATGCGGAAAAACCGCGAAAATGATCCAGACGCACCCAGTGGTAAAGTCCCAGATTATGTTTCATCCGGCTGACCCACCAGCCGAAGTTTTCATCTTTTAGAACATCCCAGTCATAGACGGGATTTCCCCACAGCTGCCCGGTCTTGCTGAAGTAATCCGGTGGAACACCGGCAACGCAATACGGTTCTCCCTGATCATCCAGCTTGAAAATATGCCGGTTGGCCCAGACATCGGAACTGTCATGGGTCACGTAAATAGGCACATCGCCGATAAGCTCGACACCTATCTCCCCCAGATGATCCCGCAACTGCCCCCACTGGCGGAAAAATATCCACTGGCAGAATTTTGCGAACAATATCTCGCGAAACAGCTTTTCACCCCAGTGGCGCAACCCTTCCGGGTGTCTGTCGCGGATATCCTCCGGCCATTCAGTCCAGCTCGCGTTGTTGAAATGATTCTTCAAGGCCGAAAACAGCGCAAAATCATTCAGCCAGTGCATGTTGTCCCAGAGAAACTGGTTGAAAAGCGGATCGGAAAGCAGAGCCTCGCCCTTACGGGAAAAAGCCTTGCGCAGCAGATCACTCTTTATGGCTGAGGCTGTATCGAAATCGGCGTGGTCGCGATCAGGGACAGTACAGGCAAGGACCTCCTCATACTCCAGCAGGCCGTAATCGACCATAAGCTCGGGACTTATGAGCAACGGATTAGCCGCAAAAGCGGAACATCCCGAATAAGGCGAGTTGCACAGTTCCGGTCCGGTCGGAGTAATAGGCAGAACCTGCCAGAAACGCTGCCCGGACTCGGCCAGAAAATCGGCAAAGGCGTAGGCTGCCGGCCCCAGGTCACCGACTCCGAACCGGGATGGAAGTGAGGTGAAATGCAACAGTATTCCGCTTGACCGTTTCATAAAAAACTCCTTGCTCTACGTACGCTGAACGACCGGAAGGTCCGGTACTCAGCCCATATTGCAGAGCAAGGAAGAATAAGTAAAGCGGGATTAATTTCAATCAGGTCAAATTATGGCCGCCCGGAATCAACCGGGGTACAAAGAAACAACGCGAACGACTGCGGAGCCATCATTATACTCTCCTCAGCCGGGAGCAGCACCGGCAATGGATCAGCGGTTCCACCATAGGCGGGCGAAGCACTGTATATTTCAGTATTCCATATGCCTTCCGGGAGGAACCCGGCCGGTCTGCAGGAAGTTTCATCATGGTTGAAATTGAGCAGCACCGCCGCATACCTGCGACTTCCTGTAACACTGTTTCTTAAGACCAGCACCAGTCCCGGATTTATCTCCTGAACCTGACTTCTGCTGCGGCAGGGTTCGTGGATGGTAGGATGTTCGCGGCGGACTTTCAGCAGGCTGTGATACAGAGACAGCATGGCCTTACCGCGCTCCGTCTCCATATTCTGCCAGTCCAGACGACAGGCGGAAAAAGATGATCCGGCATCCGAAACTGCCTCCTCCCCGCCTTCGGAAGGCAATCCGCTGCAGGTATCATTAAAATACAGGAAAGGAGCCGGTTCGCCGTACTCCTCGCCCATAAAAATCATGGGAACATATGGAGAAAGTATGGTCGCTCCTGCGGCAAGCTTGGCGGCTTCGAACCCGGCCTTTTCGATAATGCGGCATTTGTCGGCCGGACCGGAATCCCGATCATGCCCCTGCGAATAAACCACGAACTTGCTGCCGTTCAATTCCGAATGGTGCTGTCCCTGAAGCCGCATGAAATGCGGAGAAAGTTCCCCGCGATAAGCAAAGCCGTACTGCAAAGCCGAAACCATTCGGCGAGGATCGGCATAGTCCTCCAGCAGTCCGTCACTGCTGCCGGTCAGTCTGCATTGCAGGGCGTTGCAGAAATTATCATTATATAATGCGTCCAGATTGTATCCTCCCTTGTCATGAGGGAGAACGGGACGTGCCGCATTTCGCTTGTCCCCGGTAATGACCACGCAATGTCTGCCGCCGGCACGGGAAAACTTGCTGACCCTTACGGACAGTTCCTCCAGAAAATGTACCGGGCTCTGGTCAAAAATAAGATGGGCGTCACTTATGCGCAGACCGTCCACACGGTAATCACGAAGCCAGGACAAGGCGCACTGGATAACCATCTCCCGCACCCCTCCACTGAACCGGCCATCGAAATTGACCGCCTTCCCGTGGCGCAGGCAATATCTGTCGCTGAAAAGCAGGGGATTGAAAACGGACAATTCTTTTACCGGCATCAGCGACGCGCAAGGCACATCTATTAGAACGGCCATTTCCCTGAGGTGACATTCCCTTACAAGCTTCTTGAACTCGTCAGGAGAACCGTAAGGACTGTGCGGGGAATATGGAAATTCCGTTGCATAGCCCCAGGCCATGTTACCGGCAAAACCGGCAACCGGCAGAAGCTGCAAAGTATTTACGCCTAGGTCCCGCAGGTAATCCAGCCGGCCGATCACACCTTGGAAACTGTGTTCCGGGCTGAATGTTCCCACATGCACTTCATAAATAATCATTTCGCCCATAGGCAGACCGGCAAAGTTGTCTCCCATCCAGTCAAAACAATGGTGGTCGATGACCACCGAGGAATCCCTGAGTCCCTTGGGCTGCCACAAAGATGCCGGGTCCGGGATGCCGTTCTCCCCGTCCAGCGTAAATGAATACATGGTGCCGGGCATTATTCCGGAAAGGGTTATTTCATGAAAACCCAGCCCCACCGGGTCCATGTCCCTGCTTATCCCGGCACTGTTTTTTAATGAAATACTGGCATGTTGAATATGGGGTGCAAAAATTTTGAAAGAGCATTCTCCGTTTCTGTGAAACCTGGCGCCGAAGTAAGACTTATCCATATGACCACTCTTTGAAAGAATATTTTGTTTTTCCTGAAACGATAATGTATACTGATTACAAAAGTAGGTTCGCCTTTTGCATGTGTCTCAGTACTTACATCTCGAAAAACAGTATCAGGAGGCAGAGCATGAAAACCTATCACGATTCCCGAGAAACTGAGGAACGGGTCAAGATCGCTCAGGTCATGGGCGGCGAAAGTGCTGTTATCCACGAACTGGATTTCCAGGATGTGGCTATATCCTCGAATGCAGTGCGTACTCTGAAGCTGGCAGCAGCGGCCGTGATGAACCGCTATATGCCCGGCAGCCGTCCAGAAAAACTGACAGAATCACAAGCCGTTGCCTTTTTCATTGACCGGGTATTCTGGGACGAGGATTCCATGGGGCTTATCCTTTGCGCCGACATTGCCTCACGCAGCTTCTGCATCCCCATCCCCAGTGAACACTGGCATATGAAAACCGATCTTGGAACTATTCAGTAGTTATTTTTAAAAGTTTTTGCAAGCAGATTATAAGCATAGGGAGGTTTATCCTCCCTTTTTTATGATATTATATATAGAAATATCTATTAAATTTAACGTATATATTTTATCTACTGCAAATCAGCAGAACTGTGCCCTTTAAGGGAAAGACCGACTCTGGCGTTCTGATCATGTACATGCCAGGGCTTTTCCTCGCAGCAGTCCGGGAATCAGCGAAATGTAAACCACATGTCACTGCGGAGTAACACACCGAAAAAGGAGAATGGATATGGTTGATAATTAAAAATTCCAAAGCATGGAGTGTCCAATGGTCAATGAAAGATGTCCGGAACTTTTTCGTCTAAGCTCGCCTTTTGAAGATCCTTTCAGGGGAGCCCTGTTCTCCGTCCTTCAAAAGCCTCTGTCCAGCCTGCTGTGCCTGCCCAGACTGAACTCGCTCTACAACATTGCGCAGGATGAAAGCTGCTGGGACGGTCAGACCGATTTTGTCAGCAAGGCTCTCAAACTGCTGGGAGTGAACACCGAAATTGATGAGCAGCAGATCAGGGCCATTCCAAGAAGCGGCCCTTCTGTTGTGGTGGCCAATCATCCCTTCGGCGTGGTGGAAGGCATTTTCCTGCTCCGCATGCTCAAGATGGTCCGGCCTGATGTCAAAATTATGGCAAACTTCATGCTCGGCCTGATACCAGAGATGCACGAACAACTCATCTCCGTGGACCCGTTCGGACGCAAGGATTCCCATAGAGGAAACATCTCCGGACTCAAAAAGGCAGTCAAATGGGTCAGGGACGGCGGCATGCTGGCCGTGTTCCCGGCCGGAGAAGTGGCCAGCCTCAAAATCAGGGACCGAAAAGTTGAGGACCCGGCCTGGAGTCCAACGGTTGCGGGCATTATCAAGAAAACAGGAGCCTGCGCTACTCCGGTATTTTTCAACGGCCGGAACAGCGCCCTGTTTCAGGCCATGGGGATGCTCCACCCGCGCCTGCGCACGGTACTCCTCCCGCGCGAAAACCTGAACAAAACCAGCGGACAGGTGGAATTCGCCGTGGGCAACACAATTTCAAACGACAGGCTTATGGATTTTGAAGAGAACAGGGACCTTATCGAATACCTGCGCTTCCGCACCTATGCCCTGCGTTCCAGATTCAAAAAGAAAAAAGCTCCTGCTCCCGTATTCAGAAAAAAGGAAAAGCCGTTATGCGAACAGGTTGAGAAAAGCAGGCTTGCCGCAGAAATAAAAAGCCTGGGTTCGGAAGCGATCCTTGCCGAAAACAGCGAATTTCTTGTCTACGAAGTGCACTCCGCCAAATGCCCCTTCATCCTCCATGAAATAGGAAGACTGCGCGAAAAGACATTCCGGCTTGCAGGCGAAGGAACCGGGAGAGCCGCGGACGTGGACCGCTTCGACAACACCTTCGTCCACCTTGTGCTCTGGAACAGAAAAGAGGACGAGATAGCCGGGGCCTACCGTTTTGCACGCACAGACGATTGCATAAAAGCTTTCGGGCTCAACGGTGTGTACAGCCACTCGTTCTTCAGATTCAAGCCGGATTTTTTCGAGACCGTCACCCCGGCCCTTGAACTGGGCAGATCATTTATCCGCCCCAGATACCAGCGCAACTATTTCTCGCTCATGATGCTGTGGAAAGGCATCGCCGCCTATCTGAGCAGGAACCCCAAATATCGCTATCTCTTCGGATGTGTGAGCATTTCAAACGATTACAAGAAACTGTCCAGAGAATTCATTGCCGAATCGCTTATGGCTTCCACCGGGCGCAAGGACCTTGCCGGGCTGATCTCGCCGGTCAAACCGCTTAAGCTGAAAAAGCTGAAATACTGGAAAAAGACACTGCCTGAATCGGCGTTCTCCACCCCTACGGAACTGGAAAACATTGTGCAGGACATTGAAGGAGACAAGAGCATTCCGGTACTGCTGCGCCATTACCTGAAACTCGGAGGGGAACTGGCCGGATTCAACGTCGACCCGGCATTCGGAAGCACACTGGACGGGCTGATAGTGGTAGACCTGCTCAAGACATCGCGCCGGAGCCTGAACAAATTCATGGGCAAGGAAGAAGCCGCCGCCTTTCTGGAATATCACAGTAAAGCCGCCCCTCAGCCAATTATCAGCAGTGAAGAAAATGAAAAAGTAGCCGTCTGATTTAACCGCCCCTGCTTATGGGGCGGTTAAATTACTAAGTCTTCCCTACCGTCATATATTTTGAAAATCTGCATAGCTGTGACAAGAACAGCCTACAATTTTTAACGACAGCATCGTTTAAAAACATGTTATATTAAACAATTAGGGATTCCAAAGGGGATTATCCATCTCTGCTCTCCATATCCCTAAGACTCGAAGCGAGCTTCTCGCCTAAGGGCTAATGGGCCTTTGGCTGCCAGAGGCGAATCAAATCATCAAAAGCGCGTAGCGCATCAAGATAAGCTCCTCAACTAAGAAGCTTATGCTTCCCCCATCAATCGGGAAAGTTCAGCGCAGAAATCTTCTATATCCTTGTCGGTTGTCGACCAGGACGTCATCCAGCGCACTTCTCCGGTGGTGTGGTCCCACACGTAAAACGGGAATGCCGACTGCATGGCCGCTGTAACGCTTTCCGGTATGATAGCGAAAACGCCATTGGCCTCTACAGGGCGGGTAATTCTTACCCCGTCAATCCTGCCGGCCAGTTCGGCAAGTTTTGCGGCCATGGAATTGGAATGTTCGGCATTGCGTTTCCAGAGATCATCGGTGAACAGCGCCTTGAACTGGGCACCGACATAACGCATCTTCGAAACAAGCTGCATGCCCTGCTTGCGGACATATTCGAAATCCTTTCCAAGATCGGAATTGATGAACACGGCGGCTTCAGCGCACATGCACCCGTTCTTGGTTCCGCCGAAGGAGAGCACGTCCACTCCGCAATCGACGGTCATTTCCCGCAATGAGACTCCCAGAGCAGCGGCAGCATTGGCTATGCGCGCTCCGTCCATATGAACGACAAGTCCCCTGCCGTGCGCGAAATCGCACAGCGCCCTGATTTCCTCCACGGAATAAAGCGTGCCCAGCTCGGTGTTCTGGGTGATGGAAATTACCGCGGGCTGGGAGCGGTGCACATCGCCGACCTGCGCGAAAAGAGGTTCCAGCGCATCCACCTGAATCTTACCGTTCAGGGTCTCGGCATGCACCAGCTTGAGTCCGGCGACGGCTTCACACGAGCCGCATTCGTCAACGGTGATATGGGCACATTCGGAACAGATAATGCTGTTCCAGCTTCGGGTCAGGTGCTTGAGTATCAGGGTATTGGTGGCCGTTCCGGTGCCGAGAAAAAATACTTTCGCATCCTTGCCGAAATGTTCCCGGAAAAGTTCCACGGCTTCGGCGGATACGGGGTCCGCACCGTACGAGGACATGTGATCCTTATTGGCCTGCATTATGGCATCCATCACTTCCGGATGCACTCCCGAATAATTGTCGCTTGCAAATGAGCGCATTAAATAGTCTCCATGAAAAAAGCCTGCCCCGGACACGGGACAGGCTGCGCTCTGCCAAGAATAAAGCTCATATCCAAACATTTGAAAGGAGTGTTTGCACACCGCTCATCCGTTTAAATATGGAATTTCCCGACAGGTCGCCTGGTTTGAAAAAGAAAGTAATCAACAAATAAACTGCTGCACGAACGGATTCATGAATTCATAGACAAGGTCGGCCATAATCTCGTAGCCGGCTTTTCCCGGATGCACTCCGTCGCCGCTGCCGATATCCTCAAGATAGGCTCCGTTCTGCCGCAGTGATGTATTAATATCCAGATACGGGATGTCAAGCTCCCTGCACAGGGAACCGAATCCGGCAGCAAGCTCCACGCTGACGCGGTCGCGGTCTTTGTCCGCCATCGGCGGCGGGCAGATGAACAGCACCCTCCGCTCCCCGGCGGCCATATGAAGGATTGCCCTGGCGTTTTCAAGGCTCTGCTCCGGAGTCAGGCCGTTGGCGATGTCTGCGGCGCCGAAGCTGAATACGGCAATGCTTTCCATGCCCCTGATGACCCGAGCATATATTTCAGCCTGCCACCGTTCCTTTATATGCTGCGTGGTAGAGGCTCTCACGCCGAGGTTATATGCGGTCACGTCCTTCCCCGTGGGGTCGAGACGCCTGCAAACCCGGCCTGTCCAGCCGAGCCACTCGGAATCGTTCACACCGAGCGTGATGGAATCACCCATAAAAAAAAGCTGCATTTTCAATTTCCTCTAAAGTTGATATAGCATAACTGTCCGCACGATGTGTGCGAAGTACGCACAGGTTATACACCGGACTCTTACCGGAGTTAAGGGCCAATTCCATTCAAAAAACAGTTTTCTGCAAATGATTATCATGTTGATTATCAGAGCAAATATGGATATCGCATGCTTTTAGTTTTCACGGTTATTGCCTTAGTCCCGCAAAATTTTCTACTGATATGGATACGTTCAATGCAGCCAACTTAAACTATCAGGGATTCCAAAGGGGATTATCCCCTTTGGCCGCCAGCGGCGAAATCATTTATCATAAGCGCGAAGCGCTTCAAATTCAGCCTATTAAAAGCCTTTCGGCGAAGAAATAAAACAGCCACGTTAGTTTTCACGGCGGAGGTTCTGCACCAATGAGTTCCGAGAAAGTCATAAGTTTCCGTAACGTAAACTTCGGTTACGGGCCGCACCCAGTGCTGACGGATTTGAACTTCGATATTTACAGGGGTGACTACGTTGCGGTCATCGGACCTAACGGCGGCGGCAAGACCACTCTTATCAAACTGCTGCTGGGGCTTCTCAAGCCGCAGTGCGGGGAGATAGATATTCTCGGGCTCCCGCCCGGCAGGCACGGGGAAAAGGTCGGCTATATGCCCCAGTACACTACTGTATCCCGGAGTTTTCCCATCACCGTCCGAGATGCGGTCCTCATGGGCAAGGTTTCCCCCGGTCTCGGCGGCATTTTCGGGCTCTCATTCGACCGCCGGGCCTCGCGGGCCGTGGAAACGGCACTGGAAAGAGTCGGCATGCTTAAACACATAGAAAGAAAGGTTTCCGATCTCTCCGGAGGACAGAAGCAGAGAGTATTCATAGCCAGAGCCATTGTTGACGAACCGCAGCTGCTGCTCCTTGACGAACCTACCGCAAGCGTGGACCAGGCCGGAAAAAGCGGACTGTACTGCCTGCTGCGGGAACTGAACCGCGAAATGACCGTTGTAATGGTCAGCCACGACATTTCGGTGCTCGGACAGGGAGTAAAATCCGTTGCCTGCGTTAACCGCAAGGTGCACCTGCACGACCAGCCGAAGATCACCCGCGAACTGCTTAACGAGGCATACGGGGAAACAGCGGACGGTTCCTGCCCCATCGAACTGTTCGCGCACGGAGATTTTCCTCACCGGGTTGTGGAATTTCACAATGACCGCGAAGACGAAAACGGAGGGGGATGGAATGGTTGAGGCCCTTGGTTTTGAATTCATGCGCAACGCACTTCTTGCCGGAGTGCTGGCCTCGATAATCTGCGGGGTGATCGGCGCTCTGGTGGTGGTCAACCGGGTTGTTCTGCTTTCGGGAGGGATAGCCCACGCCTCTTACGGAGGAGTGGGACTGGCTTTCTTCCTCGGACTGCCCATGCTTCCGGTCACGGCGGCATTCGCGGTATGCTCCGCCCTGCTCATGGCCGTGGTCACCATGCGCGTAAAGGAAAGGGCCGACACTTTCATCGGGGTCATGTGGGCCGCTGGCATGGCTCTGGGCATAATCCTGCTGGACATCACCCCCGGCTACAATGTGGACCTCATGAGCTATCTTTTCGGCGGAATTCTGGCCACACCAAAATCAGACCTTGTGCTGATGGGATGGCTGGCTGCAATTGTCCTGAGTGTTGTTTTCGTCTGCTACAAGGGATTCTGGGCCATGTCCTTTGATGAAGAATTCGCACGGGCCAGAGGTGTTCCGGTCACCGCGCTCTATTTCATCATGCTGGCACTTATTGCCCTGAGCGTGGTCATGGTTATCCGGGTTGTAGGACTCATACTGGTCATAGCCCTGCTCACAATTCCTCCGCAGATTGCGGAAAGCAGGACATCATCACTGCACACCATGATGCTGCTTTCTTCGTTGCTGAGCATGGTTTTCTGCGTCAGCGGGTTGCTGCTGTCCTATCAGCTCAACCTGTCTTCCGGGGCAACGATAATCGCCGTGAGCGTGGCCGGATTCGTCCTGTCCATGATTCTTCCAAAATTCAGACTGCATACGCGGTAAGCTGTCATGTCAGGGGCCGGAAACACTCCGGGCATGACAGTCCGCACTGAACTTCGCGCCTA
This window harbors:
- the malQ gene encoding 4-alpha-glucanotransferase translates to MKRSSGILLHFTSLPSRFGVGDLGPAAYAFADFLAESGQRFWQVLPITPTGPELCNSPYSGCSAFAANPLLISPELMVDYGLLEYEEVLACTVPDRDHADFDTASAIKSDLLRKAFSRKGEALLSDPLFNQFLWDNMHWLNDFALFSALKNHFNNASWTEWPEDIRDRHPEGLRHWGEKLFREILFAKFCQWIFFRQWGQLRDHLGEIGVELIGDVPIYVTHDSSDVWANRHIFKLDDQGEPYCVAGVPPDYFSKTGQLWGNPVYDWDVLKDENFGWWVSRMKHNLGLYHWVRLDHFRGFSAYWEVPAEAETAMDGYWVPAPGHAFFEKLSCEEGCLRIIAEDLGHITPDVIYLKDRFQLPGMNLLQFSFGSDIGYCGDALHNHRRNSVVYTGTHDNNTNRGWFSEDADEVSRKHLLAYLGRDWLDESKVSWELIRLLMSSVGCLCVIQVQDLLGLGSSARMNIPGKADGNWGWKLLPGQLTPLISEKLGEMTELFGRTSKID
- a CDS encoding iron chelate uptake ABC transporter family permease subunit, which produces MVEALGFEFMRNALLAGVLASIICGVIGALVVVNRVVLLSGGIAHASYGGVGLAFFLGLPMLPVTAAFAVCSALLMAVVTMRVKERADTFIGVMWAAGMALGIILLDITPGYNVDLMSYLFGGILATPKSDLVLMGWLAAIVLSVVFVCYKGFWAMSFDEEFARARGVPVTALYFIMLALIALSVVMVIRVVGLILVIALLTIPPQIAESRTSSLHTMMLLSSLLSMVFCVSGLLLSYQLNLSSGATIIAVSVAGFVLSMILPKFRLHTR
- a CDS encoding GNAT family N-acyltransferase, with protein sequence MVNERCPELFRLSSPFEDPFRGALFSVLQKPLSSLLCLPRLNSLYNIAQDESCWDGQTDFVSKALKLLGVNTEIDEQQIRAIPRSGPSVVVANHPFGVVEGIFLLRMLKMVRPDVKIMANFMLGLIPEMHEQLISVDPFGRKDSHRGNISGLKKAVKWVRDGGMLAVFPAGEVASLKIRDRKVEDPAWSPTVAGIIKKTGACATPVFFNGRNSALFQAMGMLHPRLRTVLLPRENLNKTSGQVEFAVGNTISNDRLMDFEENRDLIEYLRFRTYALRSRFKKKKAPAPVFRKKEKPLCEQVEKSRLAAEIKSLGSEAILAENSEFLVYEVHSAKCPFILHEIGRLREKTFRLAGEGTGRAADVDRFDNTFVHLVLWNRKEDEIAGAYRFARTDDCIKAFGLNGVYSHSFFRFKPDFFETVTPALELGRSFIRPRYQRNYFSLMMLWKGIAAYLSRNPKYRYLFGCVSISNDYKKLSREFIAESLMASTGRKDLAGLISPVKPLKLKKLKYWKKTLPESAFSTPTELENIVQDIEGDKSIPVLLRHYLKLGGELAGFNVDPAFGSTLDGLIVVDLLKTSRRSLNKFMGKEEAAAFLEYHSKAAPQPIISSEENEKVAV
- a CDS encoding alpha-amylase family glycosyl hydrolase produces the protein MDKSYFGARFHRNGECSFKIFAPHIQHASISLKNSAGISRDMDPVGLGFHEITLSGIMPGTMYSFTLDGENGIPDPASLWQPKGLRDSSVVIDHHCFDWMGDNFAGLPMGEMIIYEVHVGTFSPEHSFQGVIGRLDYLRDLGVNTLQLLPVAGFAGNMAWGYATEFPYSPHSPYGSPDEFKKLVRECHLREMAVLIDVPCASLMPVKELSVFNPLLFSDRYCLRHGKAVNFDGRFSGGVREMVIQCALSWLRDYRVDGLRISDAHLIFDQSPVHFLEELSVRVSKFSRAGGRHCVVITGDKRNAARPVLPHDKGGYNLDALYNDNFCNALQCRLTGSSDGLLEDYADPRRMVSALQYGFAYRGELSPHFMRLQGQHHSELNGSKFVVYSQGHDRDSGPADKCRIIEKAGFEAAKLAAGATILSPYVPMIFMGEEYGEPAPFLYFNDTCSGLPSEGGEEAVSDAGSSFSACRLDWQNMETERGKAMLSLYHSLLKVRREHPTIHEPCRSRSQVQEINPGLVLVLRNSVTGSRRYAAVLLNFNHDETSCRPAGFLPEGIWNTEIYSASPAYGGTADPLPVLLPAEESIMMAPQSFALFLCTPVDSGRP
- a CDS encoding GDSL-type esterase/lipase family protein, translating into MQLFFMGDSITLGVNDSEWLGWTGRVCRRLDPTGKDVTAYNLGVRASTTQHIKERWQAEIYARVIRGMESIAVFSFGAADIANGLTPEQSLENARAILHMAAGERRVLFICPPPMADKDRDRVSVELAAGFGSLCRELDIPYLDINTSLRQNGAYLEDIGSGDGVHPGKAGYEIMADLVYEFMNPFVQQFIC
- a CDS encoding beta-eliminating lyase-related protein, with translation MRSFASDNYSGVHPEVMDAIMQANKDHMSSYGADPVSAEAVELFREHFGKDAKVFFLGTGTATNTLILKHLTRSWNSIICSECAHITVDECGSCEAVAGLKLVHAETLNGKIQVDALEPLFAQVGDVHRSQPAVISITQNTELGTLYSVEEIRALCDFAHGRGLVVHMDGARIANAAAALGVSLREMTVDCGVDVLSFGGTKNGCMCAEAAVFINSDLGKDFEYVRKQGMQLVSKMRYVGAQFKALFTDDLWKRNAEHSNSMAAKLAELAGRIDGVRITRPVEANGVFAIIPESVTAAMQSAFPFYVWDHTTGEVRWMTSWSTTDKDIEDFCAELSRLMGEA
- a CDS encoding ABC transporter ATP-binding protein, whose protein sequence is MSSEKVISFRNVNFGYGPHPVLTDLNFDIYRGDYVAVIGPNGGGKTTLIKLLLGLLKPQCGEIDILGLPPGRHGEKVGYMPQYTTVSRSFPITVRDAVLMGKVSPGLGGIFGLSFDRRASRAVETALERVGMLKHIERKVSDLSGGQKQRVFIARAIVDEPQLLLLDEPTASVDQAGKSGLYCLLRELNREMTVVMVSHDISVLGQGVKSVACVNRKVHLHDQPKITRELLNEAYGETADGSCPIELFAHGDFPHRVVEFHNDREDENGGGWNG